AGCCGGACCTCTAGAGTTCCAGCGACATTGGGGAACTAACTGGGGGAAAGCAATCGAAGTCCATGCAGAGCTTGCTGGCTCACACGCGCTAGGCAGGCGGTTCAACATCGTCGAATCCGCTCCCGCCGTCATCGACTGGCGGGGCAACTACATCAGAAATTTACGATGGGTTGACGCGAGCATCATTGCAGTGGCCCTCATCTTGGCCCAAATTGTCCGATTTGGTTTCGACAAGACGGATCTGACTCTTGGGTCGCTAACAATTTCTTACTGGGTGTGCGGGGTGATCCTGGGACTCGTCTGGTACGTGATGCTGGGTGCGTGGGACAGCCGCAAGATTCGCGTCGTTGGCGCGGGAACCGACGAGTACAAACTCATTCTTACCGCCACCACCTGGCTGTTCGGCACCCTGGCTATTTTGTCCTACGCTTTCGATTTGGATACGGCACGTGGGTACGTGCTCCTTGCCCTCCCCATCGGAAGCTGCGGCATTCTGCTTTCACGATGGGTGCAACGAAGAAGCCTGCATCGGAAACGACTGAGCGGTGAATCCTCGGCAAAAGTGCTGGTCGTCGCAGGTGCAGCTACAGCCTCTCACTTAGTCTCGTCACTTAACCGCCAGCCAACTGCCGGTTTTACACCAGTGGCCATTCACGTTCCGGACGGCGATGACACTGACGGGGCTTTGGCCCGTAAGACCGGTGTGCCTATGGCGGGAACTGGCCACGATGTCCACTCAGTCATGGAATCTATAAATAGGCATGGAGCTGACACGGTAGCGATGTCGTCGGGAATTGCGCTATCTCCCGAAGAGATCCGCGACTTGGGATGGGCCCTGGCTGATCGGCGGATCCGCCTGATCATGGCACCCGCACTCACGGACATTGCCGGCCCGCGTCTGCACGTGCAACCAGTCTCCGGGCTGCCGCTGGTACACGTTTCAACGCCGCAGTTCAGCTCCGGCGCTCAATTCGCCAAGCGTGTTTTTGACGTCATCACATCCTCGCTGCTCATCCTAGCTCTGTCCCCGGTGTTGCTGGCCCTGGCCGTAATCGTCAAGAGCGATGGCGGGTCTGCCCTCTTCAGGCAGCAGCGGATCGGCTTGCAGGGCGAGAAGTTCCACATGTTCAAATTCCGCTCCATGGTTGTGGATGCCGAGAATCTTGTTGCGGCACTTGCCCATCAGTCAGATGGCAATGGCGTCATGTTCAAGATGAAGAACGATCCCCGAGTGACCAGCGCCGGACAGTGGATGCGCCGCTACAGTCTGGACGAGCTGCCGCAGTTGTTCAATGTGTTGTTAGGCCATATGAGCTTAGTCGGCCCCCGACCTCCCCTTGAAAGTGAGGCGGCAGAATATGAACGCCACGTCCACCGCCGCTTCCTCGTCAAACCTGGAATTACAGGGCTGTGGCAGGTCAGTGGACGCTCCAACCTCTCGTGGAAAGACACTGTCCGGCTGGACTTGTACTACGTGGAGAACTGGTCATTCGCCGGCGACATCATGATCCTACTCAAAACCCTCAAGGCAGTCATCAAAGTGGACGGGGCTTACTGAATGTCCGTTGGAAGCACTTACCGGCGAAGCTGCGACATCGCCCTAGTGGAAAGCCCTAATGAAGGGCGCGTTGTCGTCATGCCGTTGAACGGGACCCAACCCTATGTTCTGACAGACTCAGCCGCTGTGATCTGGGGCTTAGTCGACGGAGAGCGCGACATCACCGCCATCGTTGGCGAAATTCGTTCCCAATTCCCTGACGTTGGACCAGAAATTCGTGAATCCGCACAGGAATTCTTGCATCAACTGCATGAGCTTGAACTTCTGGAAACTACGGAATGTGCGTAGAGCCCATCGAATTCGCAGCTCATCTTACTTCCCCGTGCTTCTTTTGAGAATGGACAAATCTTGAGAATCCTTCACGTGACGCAGTGCTATGACGGCGGCGTCAGCAGAGCCATGGACAATATCTCCAAGCTGCTGCCCGAGATCCAGCATTTTGTCCTCTATTCCGGATCAGAAAATCCAGCCGAATCTGGACAGTATTCAGGCGTCAGAAAGTTCAGTGCCAATCCGCTCAAGAGATTTTTGGAAGTCCGGGCCTACGCCAGAGAATTGGAGGTGGAAGTCATCCATGCACATTCGAGCTGGGCTGGCCTCTATTCACGCGCCTTTCGACCGTCTGTTCCCGTCATTTACGAGCCGCATTGTTACGTGTTCGATGATCCTCAGCGACACCCTTTATTGAGAAGCGTCTACAGGCGAATTGAGAGCTTTCTTAGCCGGCACACCACCATTACCGTTGCCTTAACGGAACACGAACGCGGACTTGCCTATGGTCTGGACAAGAACGCCAAGGTTCGAATCCTGCCAAATATCCCGACTATTCCCACAGTCGCCTACCGCGAAGACACCACGCAGGCAGTCCCGGAAATCGTCATGATCGGCAGGCTTGCGCCGCAGAAGGACCCTGGTTTCTATCAGGACCTTGCACGGCTCAGTTCTGCACGCGGGTTGCCGTTCAAGTTTGTCTGGATTGGCTCCGGAACTGAATCGGATACAGATGCATTGCAAGCTGCGGGCATCGAAGTCACGGGCTGGCTTGCCCCTGAAGAAATATCCCAGAGACTCAGTAGGGCATGGATGTATGTACATTCGGCACATTACGAGGGATTCCCTTTGAGCGTCCTCGACGCTGCAGCGGCCAAGGTACCGATTATTGTTCGGGATCTTCCGTGTTTCGAGGAGACTCAGCTGACGAAAGTTGAGGACCCCGAAGAGGCCATCGCCACACTCGCGCAGGCGTACTTTGATCCCGACTTCTTTGCTTCAACGAAGGTCGGCGGGCAACTTCTCCTTCAGACCATGAATACAGAAACGCACACAGACGTCCTTACATCGGTTTACCGCGATGCCCGAATCGCAACCGACGACACATTGGTAGGAACCCACTCTTGAAAATCTCGATGCCATCCAGAATCCTCGACAGGGAAACCGGCGGTAACACCACCTACGCCCGACATCTTGAAGCAGGCCTACTGTCCTTGGGCCACCAAGTTGATCGAATTCCCAGCTACGGTCACCCGGCTCTCACCATGCTGTCCGAATCTGTGTTTGGCCTCAGGAAACTTGGCGCCAATCATCTGACGCACTATGTTGCCGATACCGGAGCGCTGTTCCGCGGACCAAACCCCACCGTTGTCACTGTTCATGGCGTCGCCAGCCGCTGGATTGAAGGCACCCGATCACCGGCGAAGGAGAAGTTGTGGCGCACACGCGTTTCACGGGCCGTTGCAACGTCAGATTCCGTGATCACCGTGTCCAACTCAAGCGCCAACGACATTTGTGAAATATTCAACATCCCCCGGGGAAAAGTGAACGTCATCCCCCATGGAATCGATGTCGCAAAGTTCGCCAAGCCTGAGACCTACACCGAAGAGCTCCTGAATCGCGCGCTGCCGAAGAACTTCGTACTGTACCTGGGCAATATCGAGCCACGAAAGAATCTCGTCAACCTCATCAAGGCATTCCAGATGCCAGAGCTGAAGGATTCAGGAACTCACCTGCTGATCGCCGGCAAACCGGCCTGGGATTATGGTGAAGTCATGCAAATGATCGAAGCTTCTCCCAATGTGGAGCACCTCGGATTCGTTTCTGACACTGACCGAACCGCACTCATGCAGGCATGTGATCTCTTTGTGTTCCCGAGCCTTTACGAAGGCTTCGGATTCCCTGTGGTTGAGGCGCTGGCCGCCGGGGCCGTGGTGGCTTCGACGAGGCGAGGCTCTCTTGCTGAGGTTGCAGGTCCGGCCCTGCGCCTTGATGGAACATCTCCCGAAGAGCTCTGCCGCGACATTTCTGAGTCCCTTGCCGATGAGACAAAACGTGAGGAATGCTTGGAGGCCGGTGTTGCTTGGGCCCAAAAATTCTCTTGGGACCAGAGCATCCAAAGCCACGTGGACGTCTACACAAAGACCCTGAACAAATGAGGGCACTGGTACTCCACGCATATAGCGCTTCAAACCTCGGCGACGGTCTCCTCGTCCGGGAAACGCTCGAACTGGTCCGTGAAGCCTGCGGAGGAAAGGTCGATATCACTGTTCTGGCGTCTCACCCTGAAACTTTCACCGGGCTAAATGTCAAAGTCCTCAATTCTGCACCCACTAAACGTGGATTCAATCTGAAGTACCTGAAGACACTGTGGCGAATGGATGGCTTTGATCTGGTGGTTGCAGTGGGCGGCGGCTACATCCGTGCCGGTACGGTGGTGGAGGCCCTGAAAGCCGGAGTCATCCACGGTCCCCAACTGGTAGCTGCTGCTCTACGCACCCGCAAGGCTGTCTACCTGCCACAAAGCGTAGGGCCAGCCAGATTCGGAACAAGACCCATAATGTCCGCCTTGCTGTCGCGCCAGCATGCAGTTTGGGTGCGGGACAACAGAAGCCAAGGACAATTCCCCTTGCAAAACGTGCAGCGCACTCCGGATCTTGCCATACTGGGCATGCAGCGATCTACTTTACCGTTCGACAGCAGTGGCAACATCGTGCTGTCCGTCCGATACATTCGCGGAGCATTAACCCAACCGCTCCGATCCCTTCATGGCCTTCTGGGGGTGGTCGACAGCTACGTGCAAAGCTCCGTTGCCTCAAATAATGATGTCCCAGCGGTGAACGAACTTGCTCCGCAGCGAATCCTTTCCACCAACGAGTTCATGGAAAACCCTGACAAGGCAAAAGTGGTCATCGCAGTCAGACTCCACGCAGCTCTGATGGCGATTGCAGCCGGTCACTATGTCATTCACTTGGCGTACGAGCGAAAGGGATTTGGTGCATTCCAAGACCTGGGTATCCCCGAATTCGTTTTCAATGTGAACAGCTTCGATGCCGAGGCGGTTGCTGCACTCGCCTACCGGCTTCAAACCGATGTCGATTTCAGAACTGACTACCACAGCCGAGTGCTATCGACTCGCTCATCGTCAGATGCACACCAGGCAGATATCTTGGCGTCTTTGCAGGAATCTATGTCCGCGCAGCTGGTGCAATAACATATACAGCGCCCCTCACACCGTCTCCATCTAGGTTTGGAATATTTTGACTCATCGACGTAAATCCGTTGCTCTGGGATTTGTCGACCAGGCAATTTCCAGTCTGACAACCCTCTTGCTACTCATCGCAGCTGCACAATGGCTGACCCCCTCTGATCTGGGTCGATTCGCTATTGGTGTTGCTACTATTGCCCCCTGCGTCTCCATCATCCGCGCACTGTGCGGCGAGACGTTGATCGTCAAGGTCACGTCCCTACCTCACCGATTCAGAGAGAGCCGGCATATTCAACGCGAGGCGCAAAAGATGTTAGGTCTTGCCCTGCTACTTGCTTTTGCCGCAGTTGTCCTGATCCTTCTGGTTTCCGTCTTCTGGAATTCAGCAAGAGATATACTCTTG
The Arthrobacter alpinus genome window above contains:
- a CDS encoding sugar transferase — protein: MRNLRWVDASIIAVALILAQIVRFGFDKTDLTLGSLTISYWVCGVILGLVWYVMLGAWDSRKIRVVGAGTDEYKLILTATTWLFGTLAILSYAFDLDTARGYVLLALPIGSCGILLSRWVQRRSLHRKRLSGESSAKVLVVAGAATASHLVSSLNRQPTAGFTPVAIHVPDGDDTDGALARKTGVPMAGTGHDVHSVMESINRHGADTVAMSSGIALSPEEIRDLGWALADRRIRLIMAPALTDIAGPRLHVQPVSGLPLVHVSTPQFSSGAQFAKRVFDVITSSLLILALSPVLLALAVIVKSDGGSALFRQQRIGLQGEKFHMFKFRSMVVDAENLVAALAHQSDGNGVMFKMKNDPRVTSAGQWMRRYSLDELPQLFNVLLGHMSLVGPRPPLESEAAEYERHVHRRFLVKPGITGLWQVSGRSNLSWKDTVRLDLYYVENWSFAGDIMILLKTLKAVIKVDGAY
- a CDS encoding PqqD family peptide modification chaperone, which translates into the protein MPLNGTQPYVLTDSAAVIWGLVDGERDITAIVGEIRSQFPDVGPEIRESAQEFLHQLHELELLETTECA
- a CDS encoding glycosyltransferase; translated protein: MTQCYDGGVSRAMDNISKLLPEIQHFVLYSGSENPAESGQYSGVRKFSANPLKRFLEVRAYARELEVEVIHAHSSWAGLYSRAFRPSVPVIYEPHCYVFDDPQRHPLLRSVYRRIESFLSRHTTITVALTEHERGLAYGLDKNAKVRILPNIPTIPTVAYREDTTQAVPEIVMIGRLAPQKDPGFYQDLARLSSARGLPFKFVWIGSGTESDTDALQAAGIEVTGWLAPEEISQRLSRAWMYVHSAHYEGFPLSVLDAAAAKVPIIVRDLPCFEETQLTKVEDPEEAIATLAQAYFDPDFFASTKVGGQLLLQTMNTETHTDVLTSVYRDARIATDDTLVGTHS
- a CDS encoding glycosyltransferase family 4 protein, whose product is MKISMPSRILDRETGGNTTYARHLEAGLLSLGHQVDRIPSYGHPALTMLSESVFGLRKLGANHLTHYVADTGALFRGPNPTVVTVHGVASRWIEGTRSPAKEKLWRTRVSRAVATSDSVITVSNSSANDICEIFNIPRGKVNVIPHGIDVAKFAKPETYTEELLNRALPKNFVLYLGNIEPRKNLVNLIKAFQMPELKDSGTHLLIAGKPAWDYGEVMQMIEASPNVEHLGFVSDTDRTALMQACDLFVFPSLYEGFGFPVVEALAAGAVVASTRRGSLAEVAGPALRLDGTSPEELCRDISESLADETKREECLEAGVAWAQKFSWDQSIQSHVDVYTKTLNK
- a CDS encoding polysaccharide pyruvyl transferase family protein, with amino-acid sequence MGPKILLGPEHPKPRGRLHKDPEQMRALVLHAYSASNLGDGLLVRETLELVREACGGKVDITVLASHPETFTGLNVKVLNSAPTKRGFNLKYLKTLWRMDGFDLVVAVGGGYIRAGTVVEALKAGVIHGPQLVAAALRTRKAVYLPQSVGPARFGTRPIMSALLSRQHAVWVRDNRSQGQFPLQNVQRTPDLAILGMQRSTLPFDSSGNIVLSVRYIRGALTQPLRSLHGLLGVVDSYVQSSVASNNDVPAVNELAPQRILSTNEFMENPDKAKVVIAVRLHAALMAIAAGHYVIHLAYERKGFGAFQDLGIPEFVFNVNSFDAEAVAALAYRLQTDVDFRTDYHSRVLSTRSSSDAHQADILASLQESMSAQLVQ